Genomic DNA from Peribacillus sp. FSL H8-0477:
AACTTAACCGATTCACGCCCGATTGATAGAGAATTTCAAGCTTTTCCCGTGACAATTCTCCAGGATTGGCTTCAAACGTATATTCCCCGTCTTTTTTCAACGTGAAAGTTTCCGTAATAGAGTCACATAAATACTGAAGTTGAGTTTCATTTAACGAAGTAGGCGTGCCGCCGCCGACAAAAATCGTTTCCAATTCAGGTGCACTAGGATACGTTTTTACTTGAAGCTGCATTTCCTTTTTCATCATCTTCAAATACTCATCAACTGGCTGACCTTGCAAGAAAACTTTATTAAAATCACAATAGTGACAAATATGTTCACAGAATGGGATATGGATATATGCGCTTTGAATCAATTTGTTCACAACCTTTTAAGATGGAAAAAGAGGCTAGATGCACAAGCGCCTACCCCCTTTTTTCAACGTTCATTTATTTTTTCGGAGTCGTATCGTCCATTTTCAGTACGGCCATAAATGCTTCTTGCGGCACTTCAACTGAACCGACTTGCTTCATCCGTTTTTTACCTGCTTTTTGCTTTTCAAGCAATTTACGTTTACGCGAAATATCGCCGCCGTAACACTTTGCCAAAACGTTTTTACGCATTGCGCTAATGCTCGAACGTGCAACAATCTTTTGCCCAATCGCCGCTTGAATAGGTACTTCAAATTGCTGTCTTGGAATTAGTTTTTTCAATTTCTCAACAATCAGCTTACCGCGTTCATATGAAAAGTCAGTATGCACGATAAAGCTCAATGCATCAACCGTTTCCGAATTCAGAAGAATATCCATTTTGACTAGTTTCGACGGTCTGTAACCAATCAACTCATAGTCAAATGATGCGTACCCTCTTGTATTGGATTTCAATTGATCAAAGAAATCATAGACAATTTCTGAAAGTGGAATTTCATATACGATGCTGACCCGATTTTCATCCATGTACTCCATATTGACGAAGTTCCCACGTTTCTTTTGGCCCAGCTCCATAATCGTTCCAACGAACTCATTAGGCGCCATCATTGTTGCTTTTACATACGGTTCTTCAACCCGTTCAATCTTCTGAGCTTCAGGCATATTAGCCGGATTATCTACTTTTAATTCTGTACCATCTGTCAGAATAACATCATAGATAACACTTGGTGCAGTAGTAATCAAATCAATGTTAAATTCACGTTCAATTCGTTCTTGCACAATTTCCATATGAAGAAGGCCAAGGAATCCACAACGGAAACCAAAACCAAGTGCCTGTGATGATTCTGCTTCAAATTGAAGCGCAGCATCATTAAGCTCTAATTTTTCAAGAGCATCACGTAAATCATTGAATTTAGATGCATCGATTGGGTACAATCCGCAATAAACCATCGGATTCAATCTACGGTAACCCGGCAATGCTTCAGTAGCACTGTTTTTAGCACCAGTAATCGTATCCCCAACGCGAGTATCCCCAACGTTTTTAATTGCTCCGGTTAAAAAGCCAACGTCGCCCACAGTCAGTTCATCACGAAGCTCAACCTTCGGCGTCAATGCACCGATTTCGATAACTTCGAATTCCTTGCCTGTAGCCATCATTTTAATTTTATCACCCGGCTTAATCGTCCCATCGAATACACGGATATAGGCAACTACCCCGCGATAGGCATCATAAATAGAATCAAAAATCAAAGCTTTCAAAGGTGCATCAGGATCACCCAGAGGCGGTGGAACAAGTTCCACAACCTGTTCAAGAATTTCTTCAATTCCAATACCTGCTTTTGCAGAAGCAAGAACAGCATCTGATGCATCCAAACCGATAACGTCTTCAATCTCTTGACGAACTCGTTCAGGTTCTGCACTCGGAAGATCAATTTTATTGATAACTGGAATGATTTCAAGGTTATTATCAAGAGCTAAATAAACATTCGCTAATGTTTGAGCCTCAATACCCTGAGCCGCATCCACAACAAGAACAGCACCTTCACAAGCTGCAAGGCTCCGTGAAACTTCATACGTAAAATCGACATGTCCAGGTGTATCAATCAGATGGAAGGTATATTCCTCGCCATCCTTTGCGTTATATTTCAGTTGCACAGCATTCAATTTAATCGTAATTCCGCGTTCACGCTCAAGATCCATCGAATCCAACAGCTGGCTCTTCATTTCACGCTGAGCCAATGCGTTCGTCTTTTCCAAAATCCGATCCGCCAAGGTAGATTTACCATGGTCAATATGCGCAATAATGGAAAAGTTACGAATTCTCGATTGTCTCGCCAATTTCTCTTCTCTATTCATACAATCACTCCTACTTATCGACACAATACACTATTTTTCATTATATCAGTACAGTATATAAGATTCAATTAAAAACGGTGCATTTACTAGAATATACAACTTCCCCACAACCACTACCTCTCTCTAGTGATTCGAATGAACTTTGCTAGCAGGGGTGAAGTTTTCTCTATTAGGAGGCAGAGGGAGGGCCGAATCAGCTTCCCTTTCCAGCTTTTATAGCGACTACTCATCAAGGTATCAGGCCAAACTTGTGGGTTTTATTTATTTTCGTAATCTCTAGCGGCGGATCCTACTATTGATTTACGGTAGGGCCAAATCTTTCTTCATATGGGCTGAATCATCCCGAGAATGGGCCGAATGTTTTCTCGTTTGGGCCGAATGTTTTCTCGTTTGGGCCGAATCAGCTTCCCTTTCCAGCTTTCTTGGCATCTACTCATCAAGGTATCAGCCCAAACCAGGTTGGTTTTTATAAAAAGGGTAACTTTAAGCGGTTTTTTGCATAGACAGCGGCAATCGCTAGAACTGAACCAACCTTCCGTTCCATCTGTCTCTTTCTATCTCATCTTTTTTTAAACAAAAAAATTCCCGCCAACCTTATTTTAGGTTGTTGACGGGCTGTTTTCGTATTTATGTGCCGGAAATGAGACCGATGAGTTTCTCAAATCCGAGAGAAACTGTGGTTGATAGCTTTTTGCCTATTGAGGAGAAGAAGTTATAGGCACCTAGTTCTTCAATTTTTTGTTTCTTTTTTTCAATATCATGGCTGGTTACAGTTTGACCTAGGATTTCTCCTTCGCTTGTTGATTCGACTGAAAAGGCACTGGATAATGAGGGGTCGTCGTAGCCTTTCATGTTTTTCATGCCTTGATTAGCAAATTGCATACCGAGCAACACGCCAAAAAACAGGAGTAAAACAGCAAATGTACAGATTACGCTAAATCGGAACATGCCTACCCTTCTTTCCTTTATTCAGAAGACGTTTCAGCTGGTTTACTAACTTCTTGAGCATTCCAGTAGATTTCACTAAAGACATCGGCAAATGCATCGGTTGTTAGAAACATTTCCTCGAAAGTATTATCCACCCCGCCAATCTCAATCAACATAGCGTTTCCAGACAAATCTTGATTGTAGATTCCATTTTGCCCTGATTTCTTTTGTAGACTGATTCCCCACGAAAGACCAGGATATTTTTTTTCCATCGCTTTATGCATTTTCCCAGCTAATTCCGCATTCTTTTCGTAATTCGTATTCTTTCCTCCAATGACAAACGCTATACGTGCATACGTTTTTCCGTTAATCACACGCGTTGTGTCTTTTTTACGTTTTGAATCCCGGTGAATGTCGATCAAATATTGGATATCCTGGTTTGCTGCCATTGCCGTCTTTACAGCAGTTCGTGATTCCAAATAAGATTTTCCATAGGTTAGCCCTTTTTTATTCATTTGCCCCTGAATATCTGTTTTATTTAAGGATGCCCCAATCCCTTTTTCCTCAAGATCCTTTTGAAGCTGGGCGCCTAGCTTGGTCACATTGATTTTGGAATGGTAAGCTTGATTCGGATTCGTGACACCTTTTAAGTAAGGTAAATACGATTCTCGATTATGTGTGTGATAAATCTCAACCACTTTTCTGCCTTCGGTTGTCAGACTTGGCTGCTTGGAAGGTGTTTGATCCGGTTCTGCAATGGTGTCGACATTCTGTAGAGCAGCTTCCCTTTCTTCATTTAATACATCAAGAGGCGGTGCAGATTCATAAGGCATGTTCGTATAATTCGCATCTTTACCGGCGACAAGAATTTGATTATCAAAAATCGAAAAACCAGGCAGCTCCCTTCCCAGCAAGCTTCGTGGATCATCAAGTGAAATATTGGTTGAAGCTTTAAGGATTTGTTTACCGAGTCCCGTATCAGCTTGTCCACCTGGAAGTGCGTGATTAAAATAGTGATTTTCATTGGCGATTAACGAAAATAAAACCTTGCCGGAAAATTGGTTGGTTACAGTATTCACTGATTCTGATGAAAGACGATATTCTGGACGTAAGGACGTTAACAGACCACTGACTGCAAAAAACAGCAGAAGTGTAGCTAGAATGGCAAGAAGCCCTTTTATAATGGTTGATATATGGATGACGGCGACGAAATCTGCAGGCCGGTTTCTTTTCATTCCTTCCACCCTTTCAGTAACTTGTCTAGTAATTCATATGACTTTACTAGAAAGAGTAGAACCCAAAATCACAAACTCAACGTGTATAGTAACCGGTATTTTCCTGATTAACTGCATCGTGTAATGCCGCGTTTATCCCATTTGCCAATAGATTAGCCATATCTTCAACAAACACATCCACTTCCTTGGGCGTGACCATTAAATTATGACCGATTGGTGATAACACTTCATAGATCAGCTTCTTTTTTTCATCGTCTGCCAGCGTTCCAACAATGCCCATAAAGGTTTGTCGATGCTGCTCATCAGGCAAATCCTCTTCTGCTAATTTTTTTCGTTTACCGAGTGTAAATCCTGCAGGGGTCAAGGCTCTTGACGGACTTTGACTAGCTTTCATTTCACTGCCAAAATGTTTAAGAATATAATCAATGGTGTCACTTGTAATAGAGACGGCATCCACCACCGTTGGAACACCTATCGCAATAACTGGAACCCCTAGTGTTTCTTGACTTAATTCCTTCCGTTTATTACCCACACCTGAACCAGGATGAATTCCAGTATCAGTAATCTGAATGGTCGAGTTGACTCGATCGATAGATGCCGCTGCCAATGCATCAATGACTAAGACAAAATCCGGCTTACTCTTTTCAATCACTCCTTTAATAATATCGCTGGTCTCTATCCCCGTAATGCCCATTACACCAGGAGCAATGCCGCTAACAGGCCGATACCCTTCTTTCACCGATTCTGGCTGCAACTCAAACAAATGTCTGGTGATAACCAAGTTTTCAACCACAGCTGGACCTAAGGCATCAGGAGTGACATTCCAATTACCAAGCCCCACTACTAAACAACTACTCGCTTTTTCCACTTGCACCTCTTTTAAGAAATTGGCTAGTTCTTGGGCGAACACCTTTTCAACAACCATTTGAAGATCTGTATCCTGTTGACGAATTCCCTGAACTTCTAAAGTAAGATACCTTCCCGCTTTTTTCCCAACTACTTCTTCTCCGTCCTTATCTATTTCAACTAAACTAATTTTTAAGTCATCAACATTCCGTTCTTTGATTACGACACCGTTTAAATGCGAAATATTATCTTCCCCAGCTACCCCTTTTTCACCAAGTACTAACTCTCTTGCTTCAATGGCTAAGTCGGTCCGAACCCCGTAATTCCGTAAATCTAGTTTTTTTTCCACCGCTGCTCACACCTCACATAAAATAGTTGCAATTGTTTTTCTTTAACATTTTGCCGATATTTCTTTTTTATTATTCATAACTCTGGTACAATACCTTTAACGAGATATAGCTTAGATGAGACATAATTCTTTTCGATTCTGATTCAGATATTGCATTATATAACAGTGTCTGATAAAATATAATTTGTGCTATTTAGTATAGATTTGAAAAGTCGGGACCATTTAATCTCGATTTCTATGTAGGAGGTGAACGGAATGCCAAACATTAAATCTGCTATCAAACGCGTGAAAACTAACGATTCACGTCGTCTACGTAACGCAAATGTTAAATCTAATGTTCGTACATCTGTTAAAGTTGCTGAAACTGCATTGGCTGGCGACAACGCTGCTACTGCTAAAGAAGCTTTATTAACAGCTGCTAAGAAATTAGACAAAGCTGCATCTAAAGGACTTATCCATAAAAATGCGGCAGCCCGTAAAAAATCTCGTTTAACTAAGAGACTTAATTCATTAAACGCTTAATTTTTAATGAGTTCAAATTAACGATCCATTCGGGTCGTTTTTTTTGTATGCAAAAAGGCGTTGGAACACTTCCAACGCCTCTTTTTTATGTCTTTATCTCATTTTCATCAACAATAATTCAAGTGCAATTGCTTTTTCAATTTGACCCGTTTTCATCTTGTAATCCGCTTCCGCAAGATCATTAATAATCGCTAACAGTTCACGTTCATCGAATTTCCCATTTTTCTGAAAGGCCAGTTTCACTCGATAAGGATGTATTTTTAAGGCAGAGGCAATTTTTTGCTGACTATAGCCTTGCTTTGAAAGTCCCTTCACCTGGTACATTAAACGGACTTGACTAGCAATGACACCCAAAATCTTAATCGGTTCTTCATTCTGCCGCAACAATTCATGATAAATAGTCAAAGCAGGTTCGATGTTACGCTGTAAAAGATGATCAACCAGTGTAAAAACATTCTGCTCAAGCGATTTTGCCACAAGCTTTTCAACTGTTTCTACATCAATTGTTCGTTCTTCCTCCACATACAAAATCATCTTATCCATTTCATTTGCCAGCATCATTAAGTTAGTCCCTGCAAGCTCAAGTAACATTTCAATTGCAGAATCATCCATTTCAACTTGTGCTGCAGCGGCTCTTTCTCTAGTCCAGGTCTTCAAGTCGTGTTCCGAAAGCTTCTTTGCCTCAAAAAGAGCTGCATTCCGTTTTAATTCCTTCGTTATCTTTTTCCGTTCATCCAACTTTTCATACGGAGCGACTAAAACAATAATAGAAAAAGGAGCAGGATCAGCCAAATATTGTTCAAGTTTTTTTACGTTATGCTCTACTTTTGACTTATTTTTCTCCGCAGTTAAAAAAAATGGATTCATCAAGAATACCAAACGCCGCTCCCCAATAAACGGCATCGTTTCCGCATCTTCCAAAGCCGTTTCAATTGGGGTCTCTTCCAAATCAAATTGAGCAAAATTAAAATCCAACTCATCTTCGCTCAATGCATGCTCAATTAATAGCTGCTTCGTCTCATTGATTAAATAACTCTCATTGCCAAGCAACAAATAAACAGGGGCAAACTGTTTTCTCTTTATATCTTTCCAAACATCCAATACCAAAATAATTCCGCCTCTTTTTATGTATTCTTATCCCTTTATGGTATAGATGCAAAAGCGATTTGACAACCCTTTAAGTAAGAATAAAAAACGGCAGAATAAGGGAATCGGTCAGCATTGGCACCGATTCCCAATCTATATGAACGCTGTAAGCAAGTCCCTAGGTTTAACTTCCTAAACAGCGGTTATAGTACCGAACATGGACCGACAGTCGACTGACTGAAATAATGTTCTTTTTAGATTGGAACGGTGCGCCGTACAATTATTTTAGCCCCGTACGTCCAAAGTATTTGTGTTAACTCTTGGGAACAAAAAAAGCTGGTCGAATTGGTAAGTTTCAACATATTTTTACAGGCAGTGGTTTGGGAGCGGTAGATTTTTTTCTAGGTATCGCTTATACTATTAAGTGAAATAGGAGGGGTATATTATGAATGAATTTGAAAAAAATGTACAAACAAAGCGGAATGACGTTGGCGACTCAGCAGTAGGCTTTATTGCTTCTTTCGTATTTTTTGCACTCTTGTTCACGATTGCTGTTGCTGTACAAGTAATTGGCTCTTAATTAGTCGTATACATAGACTAAAAAATACGACCTGCTTGATAAGTTGACTGGGATAAACTTTCTAGCTTGGAGGCTGCAGATGCAGTCTCTTTTATTTTTCTCGTTTCTGATACTGACATCCTATGGCAGTTGTGTTGAAAAGGTTCCAGTACTTTTTTTAAAACGATACGTAATTGCCCCATGGCTGTCAGTGCGAAATATTTTCACACCGTTCTTATTAAAGACATCAATGACCTCCTGGTGGGGATGACCATAGCGATTATTCTTTCCAGCTGATATAACACCCACTTTAGGCAATATTGTTGCCACCAATTCTTCTGAAGATGCCGTCTTACTTCCATGATGACCCGCTTTCAGAACATCTGCCCGAAGCGTTGGATAGGTAGCAACAAGCTCCGGTTCTCCCTCCATGCCAAAATCTCCTGTAAACAACCATGTTAATCCACCCATTTTTGCATACAAGACAATCGAAGCATCATTGGTATTCTCTTCTTTCTTATACG
This window encodes:
- the lepA gene encoding translation elongation factor 4 → MNREEKLARQSRIRNFSIIAHIDHGKSTLADRILEKTNALAQREMKSQLLDSMDLERERGITIKLNAVQLKYNAKDGEEYTFHLIDTPGHVDFTYEVSRSLAACEGAVLVVDAAQGIEAQTLANVYLALDNNLEIIPVINKIDLPSAEPERVRQEIEDVIGLDASDAVLASAKAGIGIEEILEQVVELVPPPLGDPDAPLKALIFDSIYDAYRGVVAYIRVFDGTIKPGDKIKMMATGKEFEVIEIGALTPKVELRDELTVGDVGFLTGAIKNVGDTRVGDTITGAKNSATEALPGYRRLNPMVYCGLYPIDASKFNDLRDALEKLELNDAALQFEAESSQALGFGFRCGFLGLLHMEIVQERIEREFNIDLITTAPSVIYDVILTDGTELKVDNPANMPEAQKIERVEEPYVKATMMAPNEFVGTIMELGQKKRGNFVNMEYMDENRVSIVYEIPLSEIVYDFFDQLKSNTRGYASFDYELIGYRPSKLVKMDILLNSETVDALSFIVHTDFSYERGKLIVEKLKKLIPRQQFEVPIQAAIGQKIVARSSISAMRKNVLAKCYGGDISRKRKLLEKQKAGKKRMKQVGSVEVPQEAFMAVLKMDDTTPKK
- a CDS encoding DUF3679 domain-containing protein produces the protein MFRFSVICTFAVLLLFFGVLLGMQFANQGMKNMKGYDDPSLSSAFSVESTSEGEILGQTVTSHDIEKKKQKIEELGAYNFFSSIGKKLSTTVSLGFEKLIGLISGT
- the spoIIP gene encoding stage II sporulation protein P, translated to MKRNRPADFVAVIHISTIIKGLLAILATLLLFFAVSGLLTSLRPEYRLSSESVNTVTNQFSGKVLFSLIANENHYFNHALPGGQADTGLGKQILKASTNISLDDPRSLLGRELPGFSIFDNQILVAGKDANYTNMPYESAPPLDVLNEEREAALQNVDTIAEPDQTPSKQPSLTTEGRKVVEIYHTHNRESYLPYLKGVTNPNQAYHSKINVTKLGAQLQKDLEEKGIGASLNKTDIQGQMNKKGLTYGKSYLESRTAVKTAMAANQDIQYLIDIHRDSKRKKDTTRVINGKTYARIAFVIGGKNTNYEKNAELAGKMHKAMEKKYPGLSWGISLQKKSGQNGIYNQDLSGNAMLIEIGGVDNTFEEMFLTTDAFADVFSEIYWNAQEVSKPAETSSE
- the gpr gene encoding GPR endopeptidase, which codes for MEKKLDLRNYGVRTDLAIEARELVLGEKGVAGEDNISHLNGVVIKERNVDDLKISLVEIDKDGEEVVGKKAGRYLTLEVQGIRQQDTDLQMVVEKVFAQELANFLKEVQVEKASSCLVVGLGNWNVTPDALGPAVVENLVITRHLFELQPESVKEGYRPVSGIAPGVMGITGIETSDIIKGVIEKSKPDFVLVIDALAAASIDRVNSTIQITDTGIHPGSGVGNKRKELSQETLGVPVIAIGVPTVVDAVSITSDTIDYILKHFGSEMKASQSPSRALTPAGFTLGKRKKLAEEDLPDEQHRQTFMGIVGTLADDEKKKLIYEVLSPIGHNLMVTPKEVDVFVEDMANLLANGINAALHDAVNQENTGYYTR
- the rpsT gene encoding 30S ribosomal protein S20, producing the protein MPNIKSAIKRVKTNDSRRLRNANVKSNVRTSVKVAETALAGDNAATAKEALLTAAKKLDKAASKGLIHKNAAARKKSRLTKRLNSLNA
- the holA gene encoding DNA polymerase III subunit delta, producing MVLDVWKDIKRKQFAPVYLLLGNESYLINETKQLLIEHALSEDELDFNFAQFDLEETPIETALEDAETMPFIGERRLVFLMNPFFLTAEKNKSKVEHNVKKLEQYLADPAPFSIIVLVAPYEKLDERKKITKELKRNAALFEAKKLSEHDLKTWTRERAAAAQVEMDDSAIEMLLELAGTNLMMLANEMDKMILYVEEERTIDVETVEKLVAKSLEQNVFTLVDHLLQRNIEPALTIYHELLRQNEEPIKILGVIASQVRLMYQVKGLSKQGYSQQKIASALKIHPYRVKLAFQKNGKFDERELLAIINDLAEADYKMKTGQIEKAIALELLLMKMR
- a CDS encoding YqzM family protein; amino-acid sequence: MNEFEKNVQTKRNDVGDSAVGFIASFVFFALLFTIAVAVQVIGS